atAATATAGACTAAGTGCATTCTTGGGGTTTTAAGATACGATTCCATTACAAAAATCTACAAATAAtaacaactaaaaaaataaaaaataaaaatgataatagtactagtagtaataataataatactagtaataataataattatatatattttttattaatattgtttataTTAATTGCTTCCTTTTTTCGGTTTGTCTCTTTTTCctgctcttttttttattttattttttatatatttttttacattttttaacgttatttttgaaataaTACACTTTCTCatcctgaaaaaaataaataccgaTTTTTTCTCGAGGTTGTTTTTCAGTGCCATTGAGTATTTTTCTTTCGCATAGCTTCCTCTGCTGGACACATTAACGCAGTACACCAATGCGTTTTGGCCAGACAATTTAACACATATCGTCAAAAAAAGGGAGAACACGAAGACTAATCTTTAAGGTATATGTATTTGATTTGTAGTATCAGATATGCATACTATAGACTTTTATTATCGAGTAAACAGTTAAACGTCTAACGCTATTTGGAGTAAATTAATTTCACAGACATgcgatggcgacttgtccggggtgtaccccaccttccgcccgaatgcagctgagataggctccagcgaccccgtaagggaacaagcggtagaaaatcggatggatggatattatttgtGCTCTTTGTACATTGTTGGAGAATAATGTGGttaagaaaaaaagatatacaaatttACGAGGACAACCTGAAGGCAGCATGAGATACGTTCAGGAGCATTTGGTCTAAACCGGATTTGTAATATTTGACGTTTTGGTGCGATGGACGCCCAACCACCGCCAAAGCCGTGGGAACGGTGTATTCCCGGGACGATCGGCACACCTGTAAATTACAGGTAAAACGTGAAAGAGTTTGTTCCGTTTATTTCGAAACATCGCTCCATTTGTTTGTGTGAAGGCGAAAGCAACAACGCCGCTCGCTTGCTAACTCATGCTAACGTCAAAGCTGCCGGTGTTGATATTAAAGGGGATACGTCGATGCAAAGATATCGATATAGTTgtatattttactttattttacttaCCTCCTGTGTAATTTTAACCACTTTGAGAGAGTAGTGAACAAGTAAGTCATGTTGTTTTGCTAACACGGCCTATCGTGGCCTTCAGTTCTGCTATCCATAGTTGACATTTGTGTACATGGTCATTCAATACTTAAAGTACGTCATTTAACTTgttcattactttttttttttctacgaaCTCAATCATCTTTACTAATGTGGTTTTGGTGCTGATCAGTAACTTTGCTCTGAGATATTGCTTATTTCACTGCTCTTATTTGATTGAATTTGAGAGTCATACTAGATGTGACCTGTTGATGTGGCAACACTTGGCTTGTTCATTACAAGGTGTTTACCAAAATCATAAACCAAACAACTGTATTATGCTCCACAAACAGGTCGTCGGACTTTGGACCTCGTGCAGGCCTGTCGGTGCCAACTGGCCCTCCTGTCCTGACCAGAGTTGCACCACCATTGCCTCCTCGTGCCGTCCAGCAGTCATACCGTCCGGCTTACAGCGCCTTCAACACTTCCTACAGCCCGTATGGGAGCTCCATGTATGGCGGCTACAGCCCCCACAGCTACAGTGGTGGCTATGGTTTTGGAGGATACGGTCGTTTCCCGCGTGCAGACGAAGTTGTCCCCAGTCGGTTTGTGCAACAGGCGGAAGAAAGCAGCCGTGGTGCTTTCCAGTCAATCGAAAGCATCGTCCAAGCCTTCGCCTCTGTTAGCATGATGCTGGACGCCACATTTTCAGCTGTTTATAACAGCTTCCGGGCTGTGTTGGATGTGGCCAACCACCTGACGCGGTTACGAGCACATCTCACCAGGGTTTTGTCAGCATTTGCGCTGGTCCGCACCTTGAGATACCTCTACCGACGCTTACAGAGACTACTAGGACGGAGGTCAGATGCTGAGGTTGAGGATTTATGGGCAGACAGTGCATGTGACGCGCTAACTACTAGTGCACCCAGAGGCCCCGCAGCAGCGATGGACGATCAGACTGTTAAGTCGTGGCCGATCTTTTTGTTTTTCGCTGTTGTCTTTGGGGGACCCTACCTCATTTGGAAACTGCTCCGGTCTGCCACTGGCTCTGAAGACAAGGGTGAGATGTAGTATTGGttaataagtaaataaatgtttataaggTCATGAAtagccctgggttcaatcccgggctcgggatctttctgtgtggagtttgca
This sequence is a window from Nerophis ophidion isolate RoL-2023_Sa linkage group LG09, RoL_Noph_v1.0, whole genome shotgun sequence. Protein-coding genes within it:
- the pex13 gene encoding peroxisome biogenesis factor 13 isoform X1, whose translation is MDAQPPPKPWERCIPGTIGTPVNYRSSDFGPRAGLSVPTGPPVLTRVAPPLPPRAVQQSYRPAYSAFNTSYSPYGSSMYGGYSPHSYSGGYGFGGYGRFPRADEVVPSRFVQQAEESSRGAFQSIESIVQAFASVSMMLDATFSAVYNSFRAVLDVANHLTRLRAHLTRVLSAFALVRTLRYLYRRLQRLLGRRSDAEVEDLWADSACDALTTSAPRGPAAAMDDQTVKSWPIFLFFAVVFGGPYLIWKLLRSATGSEDKATNWASGEDDHVVARAEYDFSASSEEEISFRAGDMLNLAPKEQQPRVRGWLLASLEGQTTGLVPANYVKVLGKRKGHKHIEMERLTEVHQGNSQAPRTAAVANLNPSPEEVLESVYKETPTFNGMGASESNTVVDIPPKTDL
- the pex13 gene encoding peroxisome biogenesis factor 13 isoform X2, which codes for MYGGYSPHSYSGGYGFGGYGRFPRADEVVPSRFVQQAEESSRGAFQSIESIVQAFASVSMMLDATFSAVYNSFRAVLDVANHLTRLRAHLTRVLSAFALVRTLRYLYRRLQRLLGRRSDAEVEDLWADSACDALTTSAPRGPAAAMDDQTVKSWPIFLFFAVVFGGPYLIWKLLRSATGSEDKATNWASGEDDHVVARAEYDFSASSEEEISFRAGDMLNLAPKEQQPRVRGWLLASLEGQTTGLVPANYVKVLGKRKGHKHIEMERLTEVHQGNSQAPRTAAVANLNPSPEEVLESVYKETPTFNGMGASESNTVVDIPPKTDL